From Candidatus Neomarinimicrobiota bacterium, the proteins below share one genomic window:
- the rplI gene encoding 50S ribosomal protein L9, whose translation MKIILKANVENVGVAGDVVTVKDGYARNFLIPKGLATEATRSNIKMAEELKKIEERKKTAAVDKARRLAEKLKNISLTTSVAAGEDDKIFGSVTSQTVADLLTEKGYDVDKRHIILNEPIKALGVYDIPIKLHSDVTAEVKLWVVKE comes from the coding sequence ATGAAAATCATACTGAAAGCAAATGTGGAGAATGTAGGCGTCGCCGGGGATGTTGTGACCGTGAAGGACGGATATGCCCGGAACTTTCTCATTCCCAAAGGACTGGCGACGGAAGCAACCCGTTCCAATATCAAAATGGCTGAAGAGCTGAAAAAAATTGAGGAACGGAAAAAGACTGCCGCCGTGGATAAAGCCCGCCGTCTGGCTGAAAAACTCAAAAATATCTCATTGACTACATCCGTCGCTGCCGGTGAAGATGATAAGATTTTCGGTTCTGTAACCTCCCAGACAGTAGCCGACCTTCTGACTGAAAAAGGCTACGATGTGGACAAACGGCATATCATTCTGAATGAACCCATTAAAGCCCTGGGGGTGTATGATATTCCTATTAAACTCCACAGTGATGTGACCGCCGAAGTCAAACTCTGGGTGGTGAAAGAATAA
- the rpsR gene encoding 30S ribosomal protein S18 has translation MAFISRKKVCKFCENKKFSIDYKDYKTLRRFITEQGKIIPRRVTGTCAKHQRELVTAIKRARNIALLPYSYDVTQN, from the coding sequence ATGGCTTTCATTTCAAGAAAAAAAGTCTGCAAATTCTGTGAAAACAAGAAGTTCAGCATTGACTATAAGGACTATAAAACGCTTCGCCGTTTTATCACAGAGCAGGGAAAAATTATTCCCCGGCGAGTGACGGGGACCTGTGCAAAACATCAGCGTGAACTCGTGACGGCAATCAAACGGGCCCGGAATATTGCCCTCCTGCCTTATTCTTATGACGTAACGCAAAACTGA
- a CDS encoding sodium-translocating pyrophosphatase yields the protein MIQWILIMVPAVGALALVYALIRSGWIIKQDPGEKEMVEISRHIREGAMAFLVREYRVLSLFVVVVAILLILSNSGILRLVALSFITGALASALAGFIGMRVATAANVRTTQAAKTSLAKALVIAFSGGSVMGLSVVGLGLLGLGSLFWAYVRYLGSDPVTIQQTVLPILSGFSLGASSIALFARVGGGIYTKAADVGADLVGKVEAGIPEDDPRNPAVIADNVGDNVGDVAGMGADLFESYVGSIIGAMVLGATVSVGGGFSGGFVMLPLVLAAVGILVSLVAVFMVRGSEKIKPQTALNISEYGAAILMIILSWFIITRVLPSGTFDSGRMAGLSASGVFIATLFGILAGTLIGLITEYFTSDSKSPAKRVADAASSGSATNIISGLSMGMKSTALPIIVLAGTIMMAYHFAGLYGIAVAALGMLTTIGVQLSVDAFGPIADNAGGIAEMAGLKKSVRKRTDALDAVGNTTAAIGKGFAVGSAALTALALFNAYKTTAGIDQIDLTEPRIMAGLLIGGMLPFLFTSLAMQAVGDAAFSMITEVRRQFREIKGLMAGEAKADFKRCVDISTKAAIRKMVLPGLLAVGVPVLVGFYDPYMLAGVLAGTTVTGVLMAIFMANAGGVWDNAKKYIENGHLGGKGGDAHKASVVGDTVGDPFKDTAGPSLNILIKLMSVVSLVIAPIIT from the coding sequence ATGATTCAATGGATACTTATCATGGTTCCAGCGGTGGGTGCCCTGGCATTGGTTTATGCCCTGATTCGTTCCGGCTGGATTATCAAACAAGATCCCGGTGAAAAGGAGATGGTGGAAATTTCCCGGCATATCCGGGAAGGCGCCATGGCCTTTCTCGTCCGTGAATACCGCGTATTAAGCCTCTTTGTTGTGGTTGTGGCCATTTTGCTGATTCTGAGCAACAGTGGGATTTTACGGCTTGTCGCCCTTTCGTTCATAACGGGTGCCCTTGCCAGTGCCCTGGCAGGATTTATCGGCATGCGGGTGGCAACTGCCGCCAATGTCCGCACAACCCAGGCAGCCAAAACAAGCCTGGCAAAAGCCCTGGTCATTGCCTTTTCCGGAGGATCCGTCATGGGACTCAGTGTCGTCGGTCTGGGACTTCTTGGGCTGGGTTCTCTGTTTTGGGCTTATGTCCGGTATCTGGGCAGTGATCCTGTGACTATTCAACAGACCGTGTTGCCTATTCTGAGTGGCTTCAGCCTGGGTGCCAGTTCCATTGCCCTCTTTGCCCGTGTAGGCGGCGGCATTTATACAAAAGCCGCTGATGTGGGAGCGGACCTGGTGGGAAAGGTGGAAGCCGGTATCCCGGAGGATGATCCCCGGAATCCGGCGGTGATTGCCGATAATGTGGGCGACAATGTGGGCGATGTGGCCGGTATGGGGGCTGATTTGTTTGAATCTTACGTGGGATCCATCATTGGAGCCATGGTCCTGGGAGCTACTGTCTCTGTAGGCGGTGGTTTTTCCGGCGGTTTTGTGATGCTGCCCCTGGTTTTGGCCGCCGTGGGAATTCTTGTCTCTCTGGTGGCTGTGTTTATGGTCCGGGGAAGTGAAAAAATAAAACCTCAAACGGCCCTCAATATCAGCGAATACGGGGCTGCCATCCTCATGATTATCCTCTCCTGGTTCATTATCACCCGGGTTTTACCCTCCGGAACCTTTGATTCAGGACGTATGGCAGGATTGTCCGCTTCCGGTGTGTTTATTGCCACCCTGTTTGGAATTTTGGCAGGAACACTCATTGGACTCATTACGGAATATTTTACATCGGATAGCAAGTCCCCTGCAAAACGTGTGGCCGATGCAGCTTCCTCCGGATCTGCAACCAATATCATTTCCGGCCTGAGCATGGGGATGAAAAGTACGGCTTTGCCGATTATTGTTCTCGCCGGGACCATCATGATGGCTTATCATTTTGCCGGCCTCTACGGCATTGCTGTTGCAGCACTGGGTATGCTGACAACGATTGGTGTCCAACTTTCGGTGGATGCGTTCGGCCCTATTGCTGATAATGCCGGGGGAATCGCCGAAATGGCCGGACTCAAAAAGTCTGTCCGTAAGCGGACCGATGCCCTGGATGCGGTGGGGAATACCACAGCTGCTATCGGCAAAGGTTTTGCTGTAGGTTCGGCAGCTTTAACGGCTCTGGCTCTCTTTAATGCCTATAAAACGACGGCAGGCATTGATCAGATTGATTTGACGGAACCCCGGATTATGGCCGGACTCCTTATCGGTGGTATGCTGCCCTTTCTTTTTACATCTCTGGCCATGCAGGCTGTAGGCGATGCGGCTTTTTCCATGATTACGGAAGTGCGACGGCAGTTCCGGGAAATCAAGGGACTTATGGCCGGTGAAGCCAAAGCCGATTTTAAACGCTGTGTGGATATTTCCACGAAAGCGGCTATCCGTAAGATGGTTCTTCCCGGACTTCTGGCTGTGGGTGTGCCCGTCCTTGTGGGCTTTTATGACCCGTATATGCTGGCCGGTGTATTGGCAGGGACGACTGTTACCGGTGTGCTGATGGCGATTTTTATGGCCAATGCAGGGGGTGTTTGGGATAACGCGAAAAAATATATTGAAAACGGACACCTGGGAGGAAAAGGGGGCGATGCCCATAAAGCTTCCGTGGTGGGCGATACCGTCGGCGATCCTTTTAAAGATACAGCCGGACCATCCCTCAACATCCTCATCAAATTGATGTCCGTCGTCTCCCTTGTGATTGCACCCATCATTACATAG
- the pth gene encoding aminoacyl-tRNA hydrolase, whose product MKVIVGLGNPGKKYAQTRHNLGFMVLDELADRHGLTFKSGRGAFLETRMSDGSLLVKPMTFMNLSGQALADVDRRYPLNPRETLLIHDDLDVDFGRLKIRPTGSAGGHNGLKSVFSVMGTQDIPRIKIGINTPERRQTDAEVYVLKPFLPEERETVKEMVQKAANAAELFLKEDLNIVMNHYNRSEKDKDPESVSDDETKEVTP is encoded by the coding sequence ATGAAGGTGATTGTTGGACTGGGAAATCCCGGAAAAAAATACGCACAAACCCGCCATAATCTGGGCTTTATGGTTCTGGATGAGCTGGCGGACCGTCACGGATTGACCTTCAAATCCGGGCGGGGTGCTTTTCTGGAAACCCGTATGTCCGACGGATCCCTTCTGGTGAAACCCATGACCTTCATGAACCTGAGCGGCCAGGCTCTGGCAGATGTCGACAGGCGCTATCCCCTGAATCCCCGGGAGACCCTTCTCATTCATGATGATCTGGATGTGGATTTCGGGCGGCTGAAAATCCGTCCGACCGGTTCTGCCGGTGGGCATAACGGACTCAAATCCGTCTTCAGTGTGATGGGAACTCAGGATATCCCGCGGATTAAAATCGGCATCAATACTCCGGAACGCCGGCAGACCGATGCCGAGGTTTATGTACTCAAACCTTTTTTGCCCGAAGAACGTGAAACGGTGAAGGAGATGGTCCAAAAAGCCGCCAATGCTGCAGAACTCTTCTTGAAAGAGGATTTGAACATCGTCATGAACCATTATAACCGTTCGGAGAAGGACAAAGATCCGGAATCTGTTTCAGATGATGAAACAAAGGAGGTAACACCATGA
- a CDS encoding 50S ribosomal protein L25/general stress protein Ctc: MTEAVKLNVSKREELGKEKMKKLRTTGRIPAIYYTHSEKSIPLSVDLLELHKVLKTGERLIDLYVDEAKKPKKAIFKELQYHPVTDEIVHIDFQGVSLQEMIEVEVRINFLGTPPGLKEGGVVDTHLYELLVRCKAGEIPHELDVDISNLHMNESLHVGDLTFEGIDIVTPAEALIVSVTPPSKASLVEEEAEEAEEELEGEEGEETEEGEEAEGSEEE, from the coding sequence ATGACAGAAGCAGTAAAACTGAATGTTTCAAAGCGGGAAGAACTGGGAAAAGAGAAAATGAAAAAGCTCCGGACTACCGGACGGATTCCCGCGATTTACTACACCCATTCGGAAAAGTCCATTCCGTTAAGTGTGGATTTGCTGGAATTGCATAAAGTGCTGAAAACCGGCGAACGGCTTATCGATCTTTATGTGGATGAAGCGAAAAAGCCCAAGAAAGCTATTTTTAAGGAATTGCAGTACCACCCGGTGACGGACGAGATAGTCCATATCGATTTTCAGGGTGTAAGTCTTCAGGAAATGATTGAAGTGGAAGTCCGCATTAATTTCCTGGGAACACCTCCCGGACTCAAAGAGGGTGGTGTGGTGGATACCCACCTGTACGAGTTGCTCGTCCGCTGTAAAGCCGGTGAAATTCCCCACGAACTGGATGTGGATATCAGCAATCTTCACATGAATGAAAGCCTCCATGTGGGTGATCTGACTTTTGAGGGGATTGATATTGTAACTCCTGCCGAGGCCCTGATTGTTTCTGTGACTCCGCCTTCCAAGGCTTCACTGGTTGAAGAAGAGGCTGAGGAAGCTGAAGAGGAACTGGAAGGTGAAGAAGGCGAAGAGACTGAAGAAGGTGAAGAAGCCGAAGGATCAGAAGAGGAATAA
- a CDS encoding ribose-phosphate diphosphokinase, with product MYGELKVFSGSSNRPLVEKICDKLGVKVGPLTIKRFSDGEIWVRFEESIRGKDVFIIQSTNSPAENYMELLLILDAARRASAARITAVLPYYGYARQDRKDQPRVPISARLFMDLLVKAGADRIMAMDLHSTQIQGYVDVPFDHLYSRPALLEHCLSLSEDTSSDLVIVAPDMGSVHRTRSYAGVLNRSLAIIDKRRTAHNQSEVMHLIGEVKGKRALIVDDMCDTAGTLVAGARRLKDLGALDIYAMFTHPVLSGEAIERIKDSPIDRVITTDTIYLPAEKRIPKMEVVSVADIFAEAIQRTNNEDSISVLFR from the coding sequence ATGTACGGTGAATTAAAAGTTTTTTCCGGCAGTTCCAACCGGCCATTGGTGGAAAAAATCTGTGACAAACTGGGAGTCAAGGTAGGTCCCCTGACCATTAAACGGTTCAGTGACGGAGAAATCTGGGTCCGCTTTGAAGAGAGTATCCGTGGCAAGGATGTCTTCATCATCCAGTCCACCAACTCTCCGGCAGAAAATTACATGGAGCTTCTGCTGATTTTGGATGCGGCCCGTCGGGCTTCGGCTGCACGTATTACAGCAGTTCTGCCCTATTACGGCTATGCCCGACAGGATCGGAAAGATCAGCCCCGGGTGCCCATTTCGGCTCGGTTATTCATGGATTTGCTGGTGAAGGCCGGGGCAGACCGGATTATGGCGATGGACCTTCACTCCACCCAGATTCAGGGCTATGTGGACGTCCCTTTTGATCACCTCTATTCCCGGCCGGCCCTTCTGGAACACTGCCTTTCCCTGAGTGAGGATACCAGCAGCGACCTGGTGATTGTGGCCCCTGACATGGGAAGTGTCCACCGGACCCGAAGTTATGCCGGTGTATTGAACCGGAGCCTGGCCATTATTGACAAACGGCGGACTGCTCATAACCAGTCCGAAGTCATGCACCTGATTGGTGAAGTGAAAGGGAAACGGGCCCTTATTGTGGATGATATGTGTGATACAGCCGGGACCCTGGTAGCCGGTGCCCGAAGGCTGAAAGATCTGGGCGCCCTGGATATTTATGCCATGTTCACCCACCCGGTTTTGTCAGGAGAAGCCATTGAACGGATCAAGGATTCACCCATTGACCGGGTAATCACCACGGATACCATCTACCTTCCGGCAGAGAAACGGATCCCTAAAATGGAGGTGGTCTCGGTGGCGGATATTTTTGCCGAAGCCATTCAGAGAACGAACAATGAAGATTCTATCAGCGTTCTCTTCAGATAG
- the ispE gene encoding 4-(cytidine 5'-diphospho)-2-C-methyl-D-erythritol kinase codes for MKASLKAYAKINIGLRILGRRPSDGYHLLETIFQELDFADEIRLEVNRSGHFSLDSNRKDIPLDESNLILKAVNAIKPWLPEDLGANIFVDKQIPPGAGLGGGSSDAAAILKFFRPLCHHEPPLKSLALSLGADVPFFLAGGSAYAKGIGDELEPVSIPLDWTAVLVMPPFSVSTQQAYRDLRISLTDTVKKTNIPSFLRQGFAWRFFENDFERVIIPAYPQIGAIKSALLEAGATFSALSGSGSTVYGIFCSDDKARSCVSKLQEYGRIVMCQPRGLT; via the coding sequence ATGAAGGCATCCCTCAAGGCGTATGCAAAAATCAATATCGGGTTGCGGATTTTAGGGCGCAGACCGTCAGATGGATACCATTTGCTGGAAACGATCTTTCAGGAGCTGGATTTTGCCGATGAAATCCGTTTAGAGGTGAATCGTTCAGGACACTTTAGCCTGGATTCCAACCGAAAGGATATTCCCCTGGATGAATCCAACCTCATTCTTAAAGCTGTAAATGCAATAAAACCCTGGTTACCGGAGGATCTGGGAGCAAATATTTTTGTGGATAAGCAGATCCCACCGGGTGCCGGACTGGGAGGCGGATCTTCCGATGCGGCGGCTATCCTGAAATTTTTCCGGCCCTTGTGCCACCATGAGCCACCCCTTAAATCTCTGGCCCTCTCTTTGGGAGCAGATGTCCCCTTTTTTCTTGCAGGGGGATCGGCCTATGCCAAGGGTATTGGGGACGAACTGGAGCCAGTTTCCATTCCTCTGGACTGGACCGCAGTGCTGGTGATGCCGCCCTTTTCAGTTTCAACACAACAGGCCTACAGGGATTTGAGAATTTCCTTGACTGATACGGTGAAAAAAACTAATATTCCAAGCTTTCTGCGCCAGGGATTTGCCTGGCGGTTTTTTGAAAACGATTTTGAAAGGGTGATTATTCCGGCATATCCACAAATCGGAGCGATAAAGTCCGCGCTGCTTGAAGCGGGGGCGACATTCTCCGCTTTGTCGGGTTCCGGCTCGACTGTGTATGGAATATTCTGCTCTGACGACAAGGCCCGATCCTGTGTATCTAAACTTCAGGAATATGGCCGTATTGTCATGTGTCAGCCGCGGGGTTTGACATGA
- the gltX_2 gene encoding glutamate--tRNA ligase translates to MTVIVRFAPSPTGYLHVGGHRTALYNYLFARKHGGRFILRIEDTDQSRYVEGAVENLVKSLRAMGLDWDAGPDKEDEKGPYYQSRRLQIYNKEILRLLSSGKAYRCFCSSERLAELRERQIAAGEAPGYDGHCRHLDPREAEKRAQKEAHVIRMRVPDEGAMTFHDEIRGEVTVEFSRVDDQVLLKSDGFPTYHFANVVDDHYMGVTHVIRGEEWLPSLPKHLLLYEYLGWEAPVFAHLPLLLNPDKSKLSKRQGDVAVEDYLAKGYLPQALNNFLALLGWNPGDDREIFSMDKLIELFSLDRVNKAGAVFNTEKLDWMNQQYIQAMEDAAYLKEARQWLSGTVLNDRGDAALLAIKSGLTRFDEIPDRLAPFVSRVSLPQEGEAAELMAAESTRTVLQALKEKLQVQSLDDPAGFFPLMKGVQKETGIKGKNLWMPVRIALTGEIHGPELGVIAFYLGNKEMIRRLETALKGL, encoded by the coding sequence ATGACCGTAATTGTCCGTTTTGCGCCTAGTCCCACAGGGTATTTACATGTGGGAGGACACAGAACAGCATTATATAATTATCTGTTTGCCCGGAAGCACGGGGGTCGATTTATCCTTCGGATTGAGGATACGGATCAGTCCCGCTATGTGGAAGGAGCTGTGGAAAATCTGGTGAAAAGCCTTCGGGCCATGGGGCTGGATTGGGATGCAGGTCCGGATAAGGAGGATGAAAAAGGTCCCTATTATCAAAGCCGGCGTCTGCAAATCTATAATAAAGAAATCCTCCGCCTTCTGTCTTCAGGTAAGGCATACCGCTGTTTCTGTTCATCGGAACGCCTGGCAGAACTCCGGGAACGACAGATTGCCGCTGGCGAGGCACCGGGATATGATGGCCACTGCCGGCATCTGGATCCTAGGGAGGCGGAAAAAAGGGCTCAAAAAGAGGCTCATGTCATCCGGATGCGGGTCCCTGATGAAGGCGCCATGACCTTTCATGATGAAATCCGTGGAGAAGTGACGGTAGAATTCAGCCGCGTGGACGATCAGGTGCTGTTGAAATCAGATGGTTTTCCCACTTATCACTTTGCCAATGTGGTGGATGATCACTACATGGGGGTGACCCATGTGATCCGCGGGGAAGAGTGGTTACCCTCTCTGCCCAAACATCTGCTTTTATATGAATATTTGGGCTGGGAAGCACCGGTTTTTGCCCATTTGCCACTTTTGCTGAATCCGGACAAATCCAAGCTTTCCAAACGTCAGGGCGATGTGGCAGTGGAAGACTACCTGGCGAAAGGTTATCTGCCTCAGGCTTTGAATAATTTTCTGGCTCTCCTGGGCTGGAATCCCGGTGACGACCGTGAAATATTCTCCATGGATAAGTTGATTGAGCTGTTTTCTCTGGATCGGGTGAACAAGGCGGGGGCAGTGTTCAATACAGAAAAACTGGACTGGATGAACCAGCAATATATTCAGGCCATGGAGGATGCTGCTTATCTGAAAGAAGCCCGTCAATGGCTGTCCGGCACTGTGCTGAATGACCGGGGTGATGCAGCTCTTCTGGCCATAAAATCCGGGCTTACGCGTTTTGATGAAATCCCGGATAGACTGGCACCCTTTGTGTCCAGAGTTTCCTTGCCCCAGGAAGGAGAAGCAGCCGAACTGATGGCTGCCGAATCCACCCGAACGGTCCTTCAGGCTTTAAAAGAAAAACTCCAGGTCCAATCCCTGGATGACCCGGCAGGATTTTTCCCCCTGATGAAAGGGGTACAGAAAGAAACAGGCATAAAAGGCAAAAATCTTTGGATGCCGGTCCGCATTGCCTTAACAGGTGAAATCCACGGCCCGGAACTGGGGGTCATTGCCTTTTATTTGGGGAATAAGGAAATGATCCGTCGACTGGAAACAGCACTGAAAGGCCTTTAA
- the ispF gene encoding 2-C-methyl-D-erythritol 2,4-cyclodiphosphate synthase: MNLRIGQGYDVHRLTEGRPLILGGVTIPHPKGPAGHSDADVLTHAVMDALLGAAALGDIGTHFPDTDPAYHHADSLKLLEKVVSLLEQQGYAIVNVDATLILQKPKIAPFIPKIRENLSRMMHTPLETVSVKATTEEGLGFTGREEGVAAMAVCLIRGS; this comes from the coding sequence ATGAATCTTCGTATTGGCCAGGGATATGATGTCCATCGCCTGACAGAAGGACGCCCTTTGATTCTTGGCGGTGTGACCATCCCCCATCCCAAAGGTCCTGCCGGCCACAGCGATGCCGATGTATTGACCCATGCCGTGATGGATGCCCTGCTGGGTGCCGCTGCCCTGGGAGATATCGGGACCCATTTTCCCGATACAGACCCGGCTTATCATCATGCGGACAGCCTGAAACTCCTGGAAAAGGTGGTTTCTCTGCTGGAACAACAGGGATATGCCATCGTAAATGTGGATGCGACCCTGATCCTTCAAAAACCGAAAATTGCCCCTTTCATTCCCAAAATCCGCGAGAATCTTTCCCGGATGATGCACACTCCCCTGGAAACTGTCTCCGTAAAAGCCACCACCGAAGAAGGATTGGGATTCACCGGACGGGAAGAAGGGGTGGCAGCGATGGCCGTTTGTTTGATAAGAGGAAGTTGA
- the ispD gene encoding 2-C-methyl-D-erythritol 4-phosphate cytidylyltransferase: MQTLAHESVSVIIPAAGQGKRMGASVPKPFLSIKDKPVLWYTLTRFLTNPLVSEIILVVSPAIREDAETLAASLKSTIPVKIREGGKERQDSVWQGIQAATPGNSVLAVHDAVRPFFAPSVLHDGMQLLKKFHGAAAGIPVVHTIKKTEGQEITGTVPRDSLVQIHTPQLFHASILKTVYEKAYSDHFYGTDECMLAERYGYKLAVIPDTPDNIKITTPFDLQMAEMLVKKYESSYWPGI, encoded by the coding sequence ATGCAAACCTTAGCACACGAAAGTGTCTCCGTTATTATTCCTGCCGCCGGTCAGGGAAAACGAATGGGCGCTTCAGTCCCCAAACCCTTCCTCTCAATCAAAGACAAGCCTGTCCTTTGGTATACCCTTACCCGTTTCCTGACAAATCCCCTCGTATCTGAAATAATTCTGGTCGTTTCCCCTGCCATCCGGGAGGATGCCGAAACCCTTGCCGCTTCCCTGAAATCTACTATCCCTGTCAAAATCCGGGAAGGGGGGAAGGAACGACAGGATTCGGTTTGGCAGGGTATTCAGGCTGCCACCCCGGGAAACAGCGTGTTGGCAGTCCATGATGCTGTCCGACCCTTTTTTGCCCCTTCTGTGCTTCATGACGGCATGCAATTGTTAAAAAAATTTCACGGTGCTGCTGCCGGTATCCCGGTGGTTCATACGATAAAGAAAACGGAAGGGCAGGAAATCACTGGAACTGTACCCCGGGATTCTCTGGTTCAGATCCATACTCCACAACTTTTTCACGCCTCTATCCTGAAAACTGTCTATGAAAAAGCTTATTCTGATCATTTTTATGGCACCGATGAGTGTATGTTGGCGGAACGGTACGGCTATAAGCTGGCTGTGATTCCAGATACACCGGATAATATTAAAATAACCACGCCCTTTGACTTGCAAATGGCGGAAATGCTGGTAAAAAAATATGAATCTTCGTATTGGCCAGGGATATGA
- the queA_2 gene encoding tRNA preQ1(34) S-adenosylmethionine ribosyltransferase-isomerase QueA, producing MTKFEIFDTQPKTYRLSDFDYELPEKLIAQYPTEKRGDSRMLVVHSDTEKMEDKHIQDFVDYLEPGDCLVYNDTRVFPAKLIAKKDKTDAAVEVFLLRELENQIWEILVKPARKVRIGNKLRFNEDIYSDVIDNTVSGGRVIRHNCSNEEFMEFVLKEGHSPLPPYITRDSEPMDRERYQTIFAERPGAVAAPTAGLHFNEELVKKIEKKGVKMVPITLHIGLGTFRQVMVEDLHRHHMDSEYFEISESSAETINAVKEKGKRIIAMGASVVRALESSLITGTDVNPKKAWTDKFIFPPQEIKVVDALLTNLHQPKSTLLILAASFVDRNFLLKAYKHAVDKKYRFLSYGDAMLIL from the coding sequence ATGACGAAGTTTGAAATTTTTGATACCCAGCCAAAAACATACCGGCTGTCGGATTTTGATTATGAGTTACCGGAGAAACTCATTGCCCAGTATCCGACAGAAAAACGGGGCGATTCCCGGATGCTGGTCGTCCACTCTGATACAGAGAAAATGGAAGATAAACATATTCAGGATTTTGTGGATTATCTGGAGCCGGGGGATTGCCTGGTTTATAACGATACCCGGGTATTTCCGGCTAAACTGATTGCCAAAAAGGATAAAACCGACGCGGCTGTGGAGGTCTTTCTTTTGCGGGAACTGGAGAACCAGATATGGGAAATCCTGGTTAAACCGGCCCGAAAGGTTCGCATTGGTAATAAACTCCGCTTTAATGAGGATATTTACAGCGATGTGATTGACAATACCGTCTCCGGCGGGCGGGTGATACGGCATAATTGCTCCAATGAAGAATTTATGGAATTTGTCCTGAAAGAAGGACACTCACCCCTTCCGCCCTATATTACCCGTGATAGTGAACCCATGGACCGTGAACGGTATCAGACCATTTTTGCTGAAAGACCCGGTGCCGTAGCAGCACCGACTGCCGGTCTCCATTTCAATGAGGAACTGGTTAAGAAAATCGAAAAAAAGGGCGTGAAGATGGTCCCTATTACCCTCCATATCGGCCTTGGGACATTCCGGCAGGTCATGGTGGAAGATCTGCACCGCCATCACATGGATTCGGAGTACTTTGAAATTTCCGAATCGTCGGCAGAAACCATCAATGCTGTAAAAGAGAAGGGGAAGCGGATTATTGCCATGGGTGCCTCGGTGGTAAGGGCCCTGGAATCCTCTCTGATTACAGGCACGGATGTGAATCCGAAAAAAGCCTGGACCGATAAATTCATCTTTCCGCCTCAGGAAATCAAGGTGGTGGATGCCTTACTGACCAATCTGCATCAACCCAAATCCACCTTGTTGATTCTGGCGGCCTCTTTTGTGGACCGTAATTTTCTGTTGAAGGCCTACAAGCATGCCGTGGATAAAAAGTACCGGTTTCTCTCATACGGCGATGCCATGTTGATTCTCTGA